In Cicer arietinum cultivar CDC Frontier isolate Library 1 chromosome 7, Cicar.CDCFrontier_v2.0, whole genome shotgun sequence, a single window of DNA contains:
- the LOC101509876 gene encoding protein neprosin-like, whose protein sequence is MDTGVDLFPLKKPKSRNTKICFVNVRRVQHKCGQAHKKSDMDFSSPIISLLLHFLLLISLVCPVYSLEINSHLLANESFAPHEEFNKLKNTIRFHLQKINKPFVKTIQSPDGDIIDCVMSHKQPAFDHHLLKGQKPLEPPERPRGHNQKGIWSDNFQMWSLSGESCPTETIPIRRTKEQDIIRANSINRFGRKLKYVRRDTTSNGHEHSVGYVTGDEYYGAQASINVWVPQLESQYEFSLSQIWIISGSFGEDLNTIEAGWQVSPELYGDNYPRFFTYWTTDAYQGTGCYNLLCSGFIQTNNKIAIGAAISPTSTYNGGQFDISLLIWKDPKLGNWWLEYGSGNIVGYWPSSLFTHLKDKATMIQFGGEIVNSMSTGSHTSTQMGSGHFAYEGFAKASYFRNMQVVDSNNNLIPLPNLKLVADHPNCYDIQGGTNNGWGNYFYYGGPGRNVKCP, encoded by the exons ATGGATACAGGGGTAGAtttgtttccattgaaaaaACCAAAATCTAGGAacacaaaaatttgttttgttaatGTAAGAAGAGTACAACACAAATGTGGACAAGCACACAAAAAATCAGACATGGATTTTAGCTCCCCAATCATCTCTTTACTCCTACATTTTCTACTCCTGATTTCTTTAGTTTGTCCTGTTTATTCTTTAGAAATAAATAGCCACCTATTAGCCAATGAAAGTTTTGCACCACATGAAGAGTTTAACAAGTTGAAGAATACCATAAGATTTCATCTTCAGAAGATCAACAAACCTTTTGTTAAGACAATTCAA AGTCCCGATGGCGATATTATTGACTGTGTTATGTCTCATAAACAACCGGCTTTTGATCATCATTTATTGAAAGGACAAAAACCATtg GAACCTCCAGAAAGGCCAAGAGGACATAACCAAAAAGGTATTTGGAGTGATAATTTTCAAATGTGGAGTTTATCAGGTGAATCATGTCCGACAGAAACAATTCCAATTAGAAGAACAAAAGAACAAGACATAATAAGAGCTAACTCTATTAACAGATTtggaagaaaattaaaatatgtgagAAGAGACACCACTAGCAATGGACATGAG CATAGTGTAGGGTATGTGACTGGGGATGAGTATTATGGAGCACAGGCTAGCATAAATGTTTGGGTCCCACAGCTTGAAAGCCAATATGAATTTAGTTTGTCTCAAATATGGATTATCTCTGGTTCATTTGGAGAAGATCTCAACACCATTGAAGCTGGTTGGCAA GTTAGTCCAGAGCTCTACGGAGATAACTATCCAAGATTCTTTACTTATTGGACg ACCGATGCATATCAAGGAACTGGATGTTACAATTTACTTTGCTCAGGCTTTATTCAAACTAACAATAAAATTGCAATTGGAGCTGCAATTTCTCCAACTTCTACATATAATGGAGGACAATTTGATATTAGCTTATTGATTTGGAAG GATCCAAAGCTAGGGAATTGGTGGCTTGAATATGGTTCTGGAAACATAGTTGGATATTGGCCATCATCCTTGTTCACACACTTAAAAGATAAAGCAACTATGATTCAATTTGGTGGAGAAATAGTGAATTCAATGTCAACGGGGTCTCACACTTCCACTCAAATGGGTAGTGGACATTTTGCATATGAGGGTTTTGCAAAAGCTTCATATTTTAGAAACATGCAAGTTGTAGATTCTAATAACAACTTGATTCCATTGCCAAATCTAAAACTTGTAGCAGACCACCCAAATTGTTATGACATTCAAGGAGGGACTAATAATGGATGGgggaattatttttattatggtGGACCCGGAAGAAATGTGAAATGTccttaa
- the LOC101510424 gene encoding large ribosomal subunit protein mL101 (rPPR4)-like, with product MSLMQRYGRCKSVVKRSKKYLDEALYLKLFKDGGSQLNVRQQLNHFIKSGKRVYKWEVGDTLKKLRQRKLYQPALKLSETMAKRNMIKTVSDQAIHIDLIAKAKGIVAAENYFVNLPESAKNHLCYGALLNCYCKELMTDKAEGVVEKMKDLGLPLSSMPYNSLMTLYTKVGQPEKIPSMIQEMKASNIMLDSYTYNVWMRALAAVNDISGVERVIDEMKRDGRVIGDWTTYSNLASIYVDAGLFEKAEGALKELEKRNAYKNLSAYQFVITLYGRINKIYEVYRVWRSLRLAFPKTANISYLNMIQVLVNLKDLPGAEKCFREWESTCNTYDIRVANALIEAYAKLDMLEKAEELKERARRRGAKPNAKTWEIFLDCHLRKGDFKLAVDCLTEAISIGRGNGEKWVPSSETIGIMMRHYEQEKDVDGAEEFIEILKKSVDSVGAEVFESLIRTYATAGKTSSSLQRRLKMENVNVNEDTQKLLEAISVE from the exons ATGTCTTTGATGCAACGATACGGTCGATGCAAAAGCGTGGTGAAACGTTCGAAGAAATACTTAGATGAAGCGCTTTACTTGAAGCTCTTCAAAGATGGTGGGTCCCAACTCAATGTTCGTCAGCAACTCAATCACTTCATCAAGAGTGGAAAGCGCGTTTACAAATGGGAAGTTGGCGATACTCTCAAAAAGCTTCGACAACGTAAACTTTATCAACCTGCTCTTAAG CTTTCAGAAACCATGGCTAAGAGGAATATGATTAAGACGGTCAGTGACCAAGCTATACATATTGATTTGATTGCAAAAGCTAAAGGTATTGTTGCTGctgaaaattattttgtcaatCTCCCAGAGTCTGCGAAAAATCATTTATGTTACGGTGCCCTTCTGAACTGCTACTGCAAGGAATTGATGACTGATAAAGCTGAAGGTGTCGTGGAAAAAATGAAGGATCTTGGCCTTCCTTTGAGTTCAATGCCTTACAACAGTCTTATGACTCTTTATACTAAAGTAGGTCAACCAGAAAAGATTCCATCAATGATTCAAGAAATGAAAGCTAGCAATATCATGCTGGATTCCTATACATATAATGTCTGGATGAGAGCACTTGCTGCTGTGAATGATATTTCTGGTGTTGAAAGGGTTATCGATGAGATGAAGAGGGACGGTCGAGTCATTGGGGATTGGACAACGTATAGCAACCTTGCATCTATTTATGTTGATGCTGGTTTGTTTGAGAAGGCAGAAGGAGCACTTAAGGAATTGGAGAAGAGGAATGCTTACAAAAATCTGTCTGCTTACCAGTTTGTAATTACATTGTATGGGcgaatcaacaaaatatatgagGTTTATAGGGTATGGCGTTCTCTTCGGTTAGCATTTCCTAAAACTGCAAACATAAGCTATCTGAATATGATTCAGGTTTTGGTTAACTTGAAAGATCTCCCGGGTGCAGAGAAATGTTTCCGTGAGTGGGAATCTACGTGCAATACTTATGATATTCGAGTTGCTAATGCTCTCATAGAGGCATATGCAAAATTGGATATGCTGGAGAAGGCTGAAGAGCTAAAGGAGCGTGCTCGGAGGAGGGGGGCCAAGCCTAATGCCAAAACCTGGGAAATATTTTTGGATTGCCATTTGCGAAAAGGAGACTTTAAGTTGGCAGTGGATTGTTTAACCGAAGCAATATCTATCGGTAGAGGGAATGGTGAAAAATGGGTTCCATCATCTGAGACAATTGGTATTATGATGAGGCACTATGAACAAGAGAAGGATGTTGATGGTGCAGAGGAATTTATAGAGATCTTGAAGAAATCTGTGGATTCCGTAGGGGCAGAGGTGTTTGAATCATTGATAAGAACTTATGCAACTGCCGGTAAGACCAGTTCTTCTCTGCAACGACGATTGAAGATGGagaatgtgaatgtgaatgaagACACTCAGAAATTGCTTGAAGCTATCTCTGTGGAGTGA